In Panicum virgatum strain AP13 chromosome 4N, P.virgatum_v5, whole genome shotgun sequence, a single window of DNA contains:
- the LOC120668501 gene encoding uncharacterized protein LOC120668501 isoform X3 — protein MVATVCMPGKFAALCRKLTKDQRDIVEKIGLGKLLNIPSMPIQRMLVESLVEKFNAADRTFTIQGHVVSISPWDVYCILGLVDKGEKIEISRKQADRKWFSVYKQKGDTSITFKYLEERIPREADADHFARMFVLYAIGTILAPSSKGYVASNYLELVVNVSRIKNLNWARFTLVHLLDNLVEFKKNRRTGLAGNLALFQVWFFEHFQASGDGLDYTLHQHPLIRNWNEDKVLKRARIQAIKKFGAEKVVTELEPNESKVHTGNDNFYQDIGDDQYNEGMRYEKSENKDWNENVEQEDVNQEDLRDAMEDDEIKIKESMEAMKSLFVRFPELHTVVQMVVKLFDGTRSNRSTKCEGKQCDSSGTSKSRESNSNVQKESELASHANSMDKSEKEKPCPEQGTGDEREVSSSNLSSGAKRKIDFVLSPTLVEKVKTRTNRQPSKVCKSPYIGTKQNRVSTTKTNCPNVGDITKGLELSDLELHAIKYILEELATEPKKSLVSIGGIELGANQLKCLVTRVREDAGDKWLCSGIVDSYATIFNSDWKKDTNEIKHALLDVNCQWLRMIGKAWVQTGVPWWRLCHSLLRNWLELIWSSFP, from the exons ATG GTTGCAACCGTGTGTATGCCAGGAAAATTTGCTGCATTATGCAGGAAATTGACAAAGGATCAAAGggatatagttgaaaaaataggaTTAGGCAAGTTACTTAATATTCCATCGATGCCTATTCAACGTATGCTAGTGGAGAGTCTTGTTGAAAAATTCAATGCAGCAGATAGGACCTTTACAATTCAGGGCCACGTGGTTTCTATTTCCCCATGGGATGTGTACTGCATATTAGGTCTAGTTGACAAAGGAGAAAAGATTGAAATTAGTAGGAAGCAAGCAGACCGTAAATGGTTTAGTGTTTATAAACAAAAGGGTGATACATCAATCACTTTCAAATACTTGGAGGAAAGAATACCAAGGGAGGCTGATGCTGATCACTTTGCTAGGATGTTTGTGCTATATGCTATAGGAACAATTTTGGCACCTAGTTCTAAGGGTTATGTTGCCAGCAACTATTTAGAGTTGGTGGTTAATGTTTCAAGAATCAAGAATCTCAATTGGGCGCGATTCACATTAGTTCATTTGTTGGACAACCTGGTTGAATTCAAGAAGAACAGAAGAACAGGACTTGCTGGAAATTTGGCACTATTCcag GTTTGGTTTTTTGAGCATTTTCAAGCATCTGGTGATGGCTTAGATTATACACTGCATCAACATCCGTTGATAAGAAATTGGAATGAAGACAAAGTTTTGAAGCGAGCACGCATTCAAGCTATAAAGAAATTTGGGGCTGAAAAG GTGGTCACGGAATTGGAACCGAATGAGTCCAAAGTGCACACTGGTAATGATAATTTTTACCAGGATATTGGTGATGACCAATATAATGAGGGAATGAGATacgaaaaatctgaaaataaggattgGAATGAGAAT GTTGAACAGGAAGATGTAAATCAAGAAGACCTGCGTGATGCTATGGAGGATGACGAAATCAAGATAAAG GAATCAATGGAAGCAATGAAATCCCTATTTGTTAGGTTCCCGGAGTTGCATACGGTTGTGCAG ATGGTTGTCAAGCTATTTGATGGAACTAGAAGTAATAGGTCTACAAAGTGTGAGGGAAAACAATGTGATTCATCGGGTACTAGCAAATCGCGAGAATCGAATTCCAATGTTCAAAAGGAAAGTGAGTTGGCAAGTCATGCAAACAGTATGGATAAATCAGAGAAAGAAAAACCATGTCCGGAGCAGGGTACTGGTGATGAAAGGGAGGTTTCTTCATCCAACTTATCTTCAGGAGCAAAGAGGAAAATTGATTTTGTTTTGAGTCCTACACTGGTTGAAAAGGTAAAAACCAGAACCAATAGGCAACCAAGCAAAGTCTGCAAGTCTCCGTACATAGGCACAAAGCAGAATAGGGTATCTACAACAAAAACTAATTGTCCAAATGTTG GCGACATTACAAAAGGACTAGAGTTAAGTGACTTGGAACTTCACgccattaaatatattttggaggaattaGCGACTGAACCAAAAAAAAGTCTAGTATCCATAGGTGGAATTGAGCTGGGTGCTAATCAATTGAAATGTCTAGTAACACGTGTGAGAGAGGATGCAGGAGACAAATGGTTATGTTCTGGG ATAGTAGACTCCTATGCAACTATATTCAACTCTGATTGGAAAAAAGATACTAACGAGATAAAGCATGCACTTTTAGATGTCAATTGTCAGTGGTTACGAATGATTGGGAAAGCTTGGGTACAAACTGGTGTACCTTGGTGGAGGTTGTGCCATAGTCTGCTCAGGAATTGGTTGGAGCTGATATG GTCTTCATTCCCATGA
- the LOC120668501 gene encoding uncharacterized protein LOC120668501 isoform X2 — MFDNQVATVCMPGKFAALCRKLTKDQRDIVEKIGLGKLLNIPSMPIQRMLVESLVEKFNAADRTFTIQGHVVSISPWDVYCILGLVDKGEKIEISRKQADRKWFSVYKQKGDTSITFKYLEERIPREADADHFARMFVLYAIGTILAPSSKGYVASNYLELVVNVSRIKNLNWARFTLVHLLDNLVEFKKNRRTGLAGNLALFQVWFFEHFQASGDGLDYTLHQHPLIRNWNEDKVLKRARIQAIKKFGAEKVVTELEPNESKVHTGNDNFYQDIGDDQYNEGMRYEKSENKDWNENEDVNQEDLRDAMEDDEIKIKESMEAMKSLFVRFPELHTVVQMVVKLFDGTRSNRSTKCEGKQCDSSGTSKSRESNSNVQKESELASHANSMDKSEKEKPCPEQGTGDEREVSSSNLSSGAKRKIDFVLSPTLVEKVKTRTNRQPSKVCKSPYIGTKQNRVSTTKTNCPNVGDITKGLELSDLELHAIKYILEELATEPKKSLVSIGGIELGANQLKCLVTRVREDAGDKWLCSGIVDSYATIFNSDWKKDTNEIKHALLDVNCQWLRMIGKAWVQTGVPWWRLCHSLLRNWLELIWSSFP; from the exons ATGTTTGATAACCAGGTTGCAACCGTGTGTATGCCAGGAAAATTTGCTGCATTATGCAGGAAATTGACAAAGGATCAAAGggatatagttgaaaaaataggaTTAGGCAAGTTACTTAATATTCCATCGATGCCTATTCAACGTATGCTAGTGGAGAGTCTTGTTGAAAAATTCAATGCAGCAGATAGGACCTTTACAATTCAGGGCCACGTGGTTTCTATTTCCCCATGGGATGTGTACTGCATATTAGGTCTAGTTGACAAAGGAGAAAAGATTGAAATTAGTAGGAAGCAAGCAGACCGTAAATGGTTTAGTGTTTATAAACAAAAGGGTGATACATCAATCACTTTCAAATACTTGGAGGAAAGAATACCAAGGGAGGCTGATGCTGATCACTTTGCTAGGATGTTTGTGCTATATGCTATAGGAACAATTTTGGCACCTAGTTCTAAGGGTTATGTTGCCAGCAACTATTTAGAGTTGGTGGTTAATGTTTCAAGAATCAAGAATCTCAATTGGGCGCGATTCACATTAGTTCATTTGTTGGACAACCTGGTTGAATTCAAGAAGAACAGAAGAACAGGACTTGCTGGAAATTTGGCACTATTCcag GTTTGGTTTTTTGAGCATTTTCAAGCATCTGGTGATGGCTTAGATTATACACTGCATCAACATCCGTTGATAAGAAATTGGAATGAAGACAAAGTTTTGAAGCGAGCACGCATTCAAGCTATAAAGAAATTTGGGGCTGAAAAG GTGGTCACGGAATTGGAACCGAATGAGTCCAAAGTGCACACTGGTAATGATAATTTTTACCAGGATATTGGTGATGACCAATATAATGAGGGAATGAGATacgaaaaatctgaaaataaggattgGAATGAGAAT GAAGATGTAAATCAAGAAGACCTGCGTGATGCTATGGAGGATGACGAAATCAAGATAAAG GAATCAATGGAAGCAATGAAATCCCTATTTGTTAGGTTCCCGGAGTTGCATACGGTTGTGCAG ATGGTTGTCAAGCTATTTGATGGAACTAGAAGTAATAGGTCTACAAAGTGTGAGGGAAAACAATGTGATTCATCGGGTACTAGCAAATCGCGAGAATCGAATTCCAATGTTCAAAAGGAAAGTGAGTTGGCAAGTCATGCAAACAGTATGGATAAATCAGAGAAAGAAAAACCATGTCCGGAGCAGGGTACTGGTGATGAAAGGGAGGTTTCTTCATCCAACTTATCTTCAGGAGCAAAGAGGAAAATTGATTTTGTTTTGAGTCCTACACTGGTTGAAAAGGTAAAAACCAGAACCAATAGGCAACCAAGCAAAGTCTGCAAGTCTCCGTACATAGGCACAAAGCAGAATAGGGTATCTACAACAAAAACTAATTGTCCAAATGTTG GCGACATTACAAAAGGACTAGAGTTAAGTGACTTGGAACTTCACgccattaaatatattttggaggaattaGCGACTGAACCAAAAAAAAGTCTAGTATCCATAGGTGGAATTGAGCTGGGTGCTAATCAATTGAAATGTCTAGTAACACGTGTGAGAGAGGATGCAGGAGACAAATGGTTATGTTCTGGG ATAGTAGACTCCTATGCAACTATATTCAACTCTGATTGGAAAAAAGATACTAACGAGATAAAGCATGCACTTTTAGATGTCAATTGTCAGTGGTTACGAATGATTGGGAAAGCTTGGGTACAAACTGGTGTACCTTGGTGGAGGTTGTGCCATAGTCTGCTCAGGAATTGGTTGGAGCTGATATG GTCTTCATTCCCATGA
- the LOC120668501 gene encoding uncharacterized protein LOC120668501 isoform X1: protein MFDNQVATVCMPGKFAALCRKLTKDQRDIVEKIGLGKLLNIPSMPIQRMLVESLVEKFNAADRTFTIQGHVVSISPWDVYCILGLVDKGEKIEISRKQADRKWFSVYKQKGDTSITFKYLEERIPREADADHFARMFVLYAIGTILAPSSKGYVASNYLELVVNVSRIKNLNWARFTLVHLLDNLVEFKKNRRTGLAGNLALFQVWFFEHFQASGDGLDYTLHQHPLIRNWNEDKVLKRARIQAIKKFGAEKVVTELEPNESKVHTGNDNFYQDIGDDQYNEGMRYEKSENKDWNENVEQEDVNQEDLRDAMEDDEIKIKESMEAMKSLFVRFPELHTVVQMVVKLFDGTRSNRSTKCEGKQCDSSGTSKSRESNSNVQKESELASHANSMDKSEKEKPCPEQGTGDEREVSSSNLSSGAKRKIDFVLSPTLVEKVKTRTNRQPSKVCKSPYIGTKQNRVSTTKTNCPNVGDITKGLELSDLELHAIKYILEELATEPKKSLVSIGGIELGANQLKCLVTRVREDAGDKWLCSGIVDSYATIFNSDWKKDTNEIKHALLDVNCQWLRMIGKAWVQTGVPWWRLCHSLLRNWLELIWSSFP from the exons ATGTTTGATAACCAGGTTGCAACCGTGTGTATGCCAGGAAAATTTGCTGCATTATGCAGGAAATTGACAAAGGATCAAAGggatatagttgaaaaaataggaTTAGGCAAGTTACTTAATATTCCATCGATGCCTATTCAACGTATGCTAGTGGAGAGTCTTGTTGAAAAATTCAATGCAGCAGATAGGACCTTTACAATTCAGGGCCACGTGGTTTCTATTTCCCCATGGGATGTGTACTGCATATTAGGTCTAGTTGACAAAGGAGAAAAGATTGAAATTAGTAGGAAGCAAGCAGACCGTAAATGGTTTAGTGTTTATAAACAAAAGGGTGATACATCAATCACTTTCAAATACTTGGAGGAAAGAATACCAAGGGAGGCTGATGCTGATCACTTTGCTAGGATGTTTGTGCTATATGCTATAGGAACAATTTTGGCACCTAGTTCTAAGGGTTATGTTGCCAGCAACTATTTAGAGTTGGTGGTTAATGTTTCAAGAATCAAGAATCTCAATTGGGCGCGATTCACATTAGTTCATTTGTTGGACAACCTGGTTGAATTCAAGAAGAACAGAAGAACAGGACTTGCTGGAAATTTGGCACTATTCcag GTTTGGTTTTTTGAGCATTTTCAAGCATCTGGTGATGGCTTAGATTATACACTGCATCAACATCCGTTGATAAGAAATTGGAATGAAGACAAAGTTTTGAAGCGAGCACGCATTCAAGCTATAAAGAAATTTGGGGCTGAAAAG GTGGTCACGGAATTGGAACCGAATGAGTCCAAAGTGCACACTGGTAATGATAATTTTTACCAGGATATTGGTGATGACCAATATAATGAGGGAATGAGATacgaaaaatctgaaaataaggattgGAATGAGAAT GTTGAACAGGAAGATGTAAATCAAGAAGACCTGCGTGATGCTATGGAGGATGACGAAATCAAGATAAAG GAATCAATGGAAGCAATGAAATCCCTATTTGTTAGGTTCCCGGAGTTGCATACGGTTGTGCAG ATGGTTGTCAAGCTATTTGATGGAACTAGAAGTAATAGGTCTACAAAGTGTGAGGGAAAACAATGTGATTCATCGGGTACTAGCAAATCGCGAGAATCGAATTCCAATGTTCAAAAGGAAAGTGAGTTGGCAAGTCATGCAAACAGTATGGATAAATCAGAGAAAGAAAAACCATGTCCGGAGCAGGGTACTGGTGATGAAAGGGAGGTTTCTTCATCCAACTTATCTTCAGGAGCAAAGAGGAAAATTGATTTTGTTTTGAGTCCTACACTGGTTGAAAAGGTAAAAACCAGAACCAATAGGCAACCAAGCAAAGTCTGCAAGTCTCCGTACATAGGCACAAAGCAGAATAGGGTATCTACAACAAAAACTAATTGTCCAAATGTTG GCGACATTACAAAAGGACTAGAGTTAAGTGACTTGGAACTTCACgccattaaatatattttggaggaattaGCGACTGAACCAAAAAAAAGTCTAGTATCCATAGGTGGAATTGAGCTGGGTGCTAATCAATTGAAATGTCTAGTAACACGTGTGAGAGAGGATGCAGGAGACAAATGGTTATGTTCTGGG ATAGTAGACTCCTATGCAACTATATTCAACTCTGATTGGAAAAAAGATACTAACGAGATAAAGCATGCACTTTTAGATGTCAATTGTCAGTGGTTACGAATGATTGGGAAAGCTTGGGTACAAACTGGTGTACCTTGGTGGAGGTTGTGCCATAGTCTGCTCAGGAATTGGTTGGAGCTGATATG GTCTTCATTCCCATGA
- the LOC120668502 gene encoding uncharacterized protein LOC120668502 yields MVVLITLGAAMPQCCVLNSELLMLAKPVFEEASCSIDEYMRWKEILEAELKGKRKREDIEGESSGIEDKENGLEAEASPINVQDPDIVQSKGAPKRFKNFLDRPNKRRCSECKATDHDKRTCPKIKRYLLRSALG; encoded by the exons ATGGTTGTGTTGATTACACTTGGTGCTGCGATGCCACAATGTTGTGTGCTAAACAG TGAACTGCTTATGttggcaaaaccagttttcgAAGAAGCATCATGTTCAATTGATGAATATATGAGATGGAAGGAGATTCTTGAAGCGGAGctcaaaggaaaaagaaaaagagaagatatAGAGGGTGAATCAAGTGGTATTGAAGACAAAGAGAATGGCTTAGAAGCTGAGGCATCACCAATAAATGTCCAAGATCCTGACATAGTCCAAAGCAAAGGAGCTCCAAAGAGGTTCAAAAACTTCTTGGACAGGCCAAATAAAAGGAGGTGTTCAGAATGCAAGGCAACCGATCACGACAAACGGACTTGCCCAAAAATTAAAAG GTATTTGCTACGGTCGGCTCTTGGGTAG